One Candidatus Binatia bacterium DNA window includes the following coding sequences:
- a CDS encoding lysophospholipid acyltransferase family protein, with protein MASAVCHLSAYQLSERLWGPSPARALRILRHWSRKACAWLRVDIRVHGQPALGYCVYVSNHRSYLDIPVLASVLGPSFMSRADLATWPVVGAAARAVGVVLVDRDSLNGRVRAARYLSRRVKTANVVVFPEGTTRGERLPGPFHSGLFRLLHRLGTTVVPVTIRYSDRRAYWVDDITMSQHLRSQVFNGHRLKGEVHIGQPLVPSEHSDAENFARAVHQTVCGPIEEFGEVVDSSRFRAR; from the coding sequence ATGGCAAGCGCGGTATGTCATCTGAGCGCGTATCAGTTGTCGGAGCGGTTATGGGGACCATCGCCGGCGCGCGCGCTGCGGATCCTGCGGCACTGGAGCCGCAAGGCGTGCGCGTGGTTGCGGGTCGACATACGGGTGCACGGGCAACCTGCTCTAGGATACTGTGTCTACGTTTCCAACCATCGCAGCTATCTGGATATTCCCGTGTTGGCCAGTGTGTTGGGCCCAAGCTTTATGAGCCGCGCCGACCTTGCCACCTGGCCGGTGGTGGGGGCGGCGGCACGGGCGGTGGGTGTCGTGTTGGTGGATCGCGACAGCCTGAACGGACGAGTGCGGGCCGCGCGGTACCTTTCGCGGCGTGTCAAGACAGCGAATGTGGTGGTGTTTCCTGAAGGCACGACACGTGGTGAGCGTTTGCCCGGTCCGTTTCATTCGGGATTGTTTCGGCTACTGCATCGTTTGGGCACCACCGTGGTGCCGGTGACGATCCGTTACAGTGACCGCCGGGCCTATTGGGTAGACGACATTACGATGTCGCAGCACTTGCGTAGCCAGGTATTCAACGGGCACCGCCTGAAAGGCGAGGTGCATATCGGGCAACCGTTGGTGCCCAGCGAGCACTCAGATGCCGAAAACTTCGCTCGTGCGGTTCATCAGACAGTGTGCGGTCCGATAGAAGAATTCGGCGAGGTTGTGGATTCCTCCCGATTTCGAGCCCGGTAG
- the arsS gene encoding arsenosugar biosynthesis radical SAM (seleno)protein ArsS (Some members of this family are selenoproteins.), with amino-acid sequence MLRRYDVGPLCRGQVRILQVNVGKLCNQACHHCHVDAGPKRTEIMTRATAERVIALLADSPAIETVDLTGGAPELNPNFAFLVERSRALGRCVIVRCNLTVIFSAGLERLPHFYCDNEIELVCSLPCYTAENVDRQRGPGVFDKSIEALRLLNRLGYGRPGSPLVLNLVYNPLGAFLPPSQLDLEARYREELGRLFGIEFHRLLTITNMPIKRFAEQLRRWGRFDDYMGILVNHFNPHTVAGLMCRALLSVGWDGALYDCDFNQMLDLQITKRGGAVERPLTLWEITRLDEIDGGKIRTASHCFGCTAGAGSSCGGALE; translated from the coding sequence ATGCTTCGCCGATATGATGTGGGGCCGCTGTGCCGTGGGCAGGTCCGGATACTTCAAGTCAACGTGGGTAAACTGTGCAATCAGGCTTGCCATCACTGCCACGTCGACGCCGGACCAAAGCGCACGGAGATCATGACGCGGGCGACGGCGGAGCGGGTCATCGCGCTGCTTGCCGACAGTCCGGCGATTGAGACCGTTGATCTGACTGGCGGCGCGCCGGAGTTGAACCCGAACTTCGCCTTCCTCGTCGAGCGGAGTCGGGCGCTGGGCCGTTGCGTCATTGTCCGCTGCAATCTCACCGTCATCTTCTCGGCCGGTCTGGAGAGGCTGCCGCACTTCTATTGCGACAATGAGATCGAGCTGGTGTGCTCATTGCCGTGTTACACCGCGGAAAACGTCGACCGGCAGCGGGGCCCCGGTGTCTTCGACAAGAGCATTGAGGCCCTGCGTCTGCTGAATCGCCTGGGGTACGGTCGCCCTGGCTCGCCATTGGTGCTCAATCTCGTGTACAACCCGCTGGGCGCCTTCCTTCCGCCCTCCCAACTCGACCTTGAAGCACGCTACCGGGAGGAGCTGGGGCGGCTGTTCGGCATTGAGTTTCACCGTCTCCTGACGATCACGAACATGCCCATTAAGCGGTTCGCTGAGCAGCTCCGTCGTTGGGGAAGATTCGACGACTACATGGGGATATTGGTGAACCATTTCAATCCGCACACGGTTGCGGGGTTGATGTGCCGCGCGCTGCTGAGTGTCGGCTGGGATGGCGCACTCTACGACTGCGATTTCAATCAGATGCTCGATTTGCAGATCACGAAGCGTGGCGGAGCGGTGGAACGGCCGTTGACCCTGTGGGAGATTACGCGGCTCGATGAGATCGATGGCGGGAAGATCCGGACGGCATCCCACTGCTTCGGTTGCACAGCGGGCGCCGGGTCGAGCTGCGGGGGAGCGCTGGAATGA
- a CDS encoding FAD-containing oxidoreductase, which translates to MLRPEVRVPKQSPAKAASEAANRSSSSGAANHPEDAPRRSSVARIALAAVILAALAAVMKILHVQHYLLYLVNWIRSAGWAGIWVFALVYVLATVFFLPGSILTLGAGFAYGVSVGTMVVWISANLGATLAFLLGRTLARAWVATRVEAYPRFAAIDRAVEREGLRIVLLTRLSPVFPFNLLNYAFGLTKVSLRDYVLGSLVGMLPGTIMYVYLGSLITSVSELAAGRTSGGVAQQVFYFGGLGVTVLVTLYVAQVARRALAEATIAPRNTDEARMNVDRRSVPPSAKTPAPLVLPNDEHSRVLVSHVHPAGWVNPTPTGRYNLVVVGAGTAGLVSAAGAAGLGAKVALVEKHLLGGDCLNVGCVPSKAIIRAARAAAEARLAETFGVRIPNVEVDFPAVMERMRRLRAHIAPHDSAQRFSELGVDVFLGEGRFTGPTTLAVGGHTLEFSRAVITTGARAVALEISGLEEAGYLTNETVFSLTELPRRLVVIGAGPIGCELSQAFRRLGSEVTLFEVGPRILPREDADAAAILERQLRTEGIQLILQARVTRAERRGTYVILSYAVEGKQIEMSCDAILLGIGRAPNIEGLGLEAAGVACDPGGITVNDYLQTTNRRIYAAGDIACQYKFTHMADALARIVLTNALFAGRSKASALHVPWCTYTSPEIAHVGLYEHEAVARGYAVDTITIPMGEVDRAVLDGNNNGFFRVHLKKGSDRILGATLVADHAGDMISEITVAMVAKRGLGTIAAAIHPYPTQAEVIKKAADAYNRTRLTPRVKALFEWWLALRR; encoded by the coding sequence ATGCTGAGACCCGAGGTGCGTGTGCCCAAGCAATCTCCAGCGAAAGCCGCCTCAGAAGCCGCGAACCGATCCTCCAGCTCCGGGGCTGCCAATCACCCCGAGGACGCTCCTCGACGGAGCAGTGTAGCCAGGATTGCGCTTGCCGCGGTGATCCTCGCGGCGCTCGCCGCCGTGATGAAGATCCTGCACGTGCAGCATTACCTCCTCTATCTGGTGAATTGGATCCGTAGCGCCGGGTGGGCCGGCATCTGGGTCTTCGCGCTGGTGTACGTTCTCGCAACGGTGTTCTTTCTCCCCGGCTCGATCCTCACGTTGGGCGCGGGCTTCGCATACGGTGTTAGTGTCGGCACCATGGTCGTCTGGATCAGCGCGAACCTCGGCGCCACCTTGGCCTTCCTGCTCGGCCGCACCCTGGCGCGCGCGTGGGTGGCCACACGCGTCGAAGCATATCCGCGTTTTGCGGCCATCGACCGGGCCGTCGAACGAGAGGGCCTCCGAATCGTATTGCTCACGCGGCTGTCGCCCGTCTTTCCTTTCAACCTTCTGAACTACGCCTTCGGACTGACCAAGGTGTCCCTGCGCGACTACGTGCTCGGCTCGCTCGTCGGGATGCTCCCTGGAACCATCATGTACGTGTACCTCGGCTCGTTGATCACCAGCGTCAGCGAGCTCGCAGCGGGCCGCACGTCCGGCGGCGTCGCACAACAGGTCTTCTACTTTGGCGGGCTAGGTGTAACGGTGCTTGTCACGCTATACGTGGCGCAGGTTGCACGCAGGGCTCTAGCGGAGGCAACCATCGCGCCCCGGAACACAGACGAGGCGCGCATGAACGTCGATCGGCGAAGCGTGCCGCCGTCCGCGAAGACGCCAGCACCCTTGGTGTTGCCGAATGACGAGCACAGCCGGGTTCTTGTGTCCCACGTTCATCCAGCCGGCTGGGTGAACCCCACACCCACGGGCCGGTATAACCTCGTGGTGGTCGGCGCAGGCACCGCCGGGCTGGTGTCAGCCGCGGGGGCTGCCGGGCTGGGAGCGAAGGTCGCGCTCGTCGAGAAACACCTCTTGGGCGGCGACTGCCTGAACGTTGGCTGTGTGCCGTCCAAAGCCATCATCCGCGCTGCCCGTGCCGCCGCTGAGGCACGGCTGGCGGAGACATTCGGCGTCCGCATTCCTAACGTCGAGGTCGACTTTCCCGCGGTGATGGAGCGCATGCGGCGGCTGCGTGCTCATATCGCGCCGCACGACAGCGCCCAACGCTTCTCCGAACTTGGTGTCGATGTCTTTCTCGGCGAGGGCCGCTTTACGGGCCCGACAACGCTCGCGGTCGGCGGCCACACGCTGGAGTTCTCGCGCGCGGTCATCACAACCGGCGCACGAGCGGTGGCGCTGGAAATTTCGGGGCTGGAGGAAGCCGGCTACCTGACCAACGAGACCGTCTTTTCGCTGACCGAACTGCCCCGCCGTTTGGTGGTCATCGGCGCGGGCCCCATCGGGTGCGAATTGTCCCAGGCTTTCCGCCGCCTCGGGAGCGAGGTCACGCTCTTCGAGGTCGGGCCTCGCATACTCCCCCGCGAGGATGCCGACGCGGCCGCCATTCTGGAGCGTCAGTTACGGACCGAGGGCATCCAACTGATCTTGCAGGCTCGAGTCACGCGAGCCGAGCGGCGTGGCACCTATGTAATCCTTTCGTACGCGGTCGAAGGAAAGCAGATTGAGATGTCCTGCGATGCGATCTTGCTTGGCATCGGCCGGGCACCGAATATCGAGGGGCTCGGTCTGGAAGCCGCAGGCGTTGCCTGTGACCCTGGCGGAATCACGGTGAACGACTATCTCCAAACGACGAATCGGCGCATCTACGCCGCCGGAGACATTGCCTGCCAATATAAGTTCACCCACATGGCGGACGCGCTCGCTCGGATCGTCCTGACCAACGCGCTTTTTGCCGGCCGCAGCAAGGCCAGCGCCCTGCACGTCCCATGGTGCACGTACACATCGCCTGAGATCGCTCACGTGGGACTCTACGAACACGAAGCCGTCGCCCGGGGCTACGCCGTCGACACCATCACGATCCCGATGGGTGAGGTCGATCGGGCTGTCCTCGACGGTAACAATAATGGATTCTTCCGCGTGCACTTGAAAAAGGGCAGCGACCGCATCCTCGGTGCCACGCTGGTGGCGGATCACGCCGGCGATATGATCTCCGAGATCACTGTGGCCATGGTGGCGAAGCGTGGTCTCGGCACCATCGCCGCCGCCATCCATCCCTACCCCACACAGGCGGAAGTGATAAAGAAGGCCGCCGACGCCTACAACCGGACCCGCCTGACACCGCGAGTAAAGGCACTCTTCGAGTGGTGGCTCGCGTTGCGGCGCTAG
- a CDS encoding NAD-dependent deacylase, translating to MPDTAGVRGAGLIRSDMDALDAIRSSAKLLRQARHAVALTGAGLSTESGIPDFRSPGGVWERFRPVEYQEFLANHEGRREHWRYKQATVPAMLAAQPNPAHRALADLEAAQRLQAVMTQNIDGLHQRAGSRLVLELHGTNLEALCLRCECRVPIQQALAQLEAGSDVPTCAQCGGWLKPATVSFGQSLPHEVLREATRLAEQSDCLLALGSSLVVTPAASLAGIAQQSGAKLIIITLGETPYDDLADVRIHAKVGEVLPQIASSALA from the coding sequence ATGCCTGACACGGCGGGCGTTCGTGGGGCGGGACTGATTAGATCCGACATGGATGCGCTGGATGCGATTCGAAGCAGCGCGAAGTTGCTACGCCAGGCGCGGCATGCGGTGGCGTTGACAGGGGCGGGGCTGAGCACGGAGTCCGGCATCCCGGATTTCCGCAGCCCCGGCGGTGTGTGGGAGCGCTTTCGACCGGTGGAGTACCAGGAGTTCCTGGCCAATCACGAGGGGCGTCGGGAACACTGGCGCTACAAGCAAGCTACCGTGCCTGCGATGCTTGCCGCGCAACCGAACCCTGCGCACCGGGCTCTGGCGGACCTCGAGGCCGCCCAGCGACTGCAGGCTGTCATGACGCAGAATATCGACGGCTTGCACCAGCGCGCCGGCAGCCGGCTGGTGTTGGAGCTGCACGGCACTAATCTCGAAGCGCTGTGCCTGCGATGCGAATGCCGTGTGCCGATTCAGCAAGCGCTGGCGCAGCTCGAGGCGGGAAGCGACGTCCCGACCTGCGCCCAGTGTGGTGGCTGGCTGAAGCCGGCGACGGTATCCTTCGGCCAGAGTCTTCCGCACGAGGTGCTGCGTGAGGCAACACGACTTGCCGAACAATCGGATTGCCTTCTGGCCCTCGGATCGTCGTTGGTGGTCACCCCGGCGGCATCTCTGGCGGGCATTGCGCAGCAGAGTGGTGCAAAGTTGATCATCATCACTTTGGGTGAGACCCCGTACGATGATCTCGCCGACGTGCGGATCCACGCGAAGGTCGGCGAAGTGCTCCCGCAGATTGCTTCGTCGGCGTTGGCCTGA
- a CDS encoding VOC family protein — protein sequence MLRRVDRVQVVVGDKRATATVFERLLGAEVVREDRVNLLAARRVTLRLGVSEVEVIEPDGAGSAADFLSRTKGGLFAVGLATADVSRLRSHLQARGVSLTEEGGQIFLSPEATGLPGLRAVISPEAERQPAGLVRYLYEATLLVHDFASVVEKAAAGFALEPSHFVPIRSEEFGYEGVLTLFHPDWLDRIEIVTPNDAAKTMGRFFARRGPGFYMCYAEADDLTLIRERLLEYAPDDWTGPRDAVPTNIFIHPKALGGLMLGVSRTSVAWMWSGHPERVLGSPADEHA from the coding sequence GTGCTCAGACGTGTCGATAGAGTTCAGGTCGTTGTAGGCGACAAAAGAGCTACCGCGACCGTCTTCGAGCGGCTGCTCGGGGCCGAGGTGGTGCGTGAGGATCGGGTTAACTTGCTCGCTGCCCGGCGTGTCACGCTCCGGCTCGGAGTCAGCGAGGTCGAGGTGATCGAACCGGACGGCGCGGGATCGGCAGCTGATTTTCTCTCACGTACCAAGGGCGGGCTGTTTGCCGTCGGCTTGGCGACAGCGGACGTCTCACGGCTGCGGTCACACCTACAGGCACGTGGGGTGTCTCTGACAGAGGAAGGGGGTCAGATATTTCTTTCTCCAGAGGCTACGGGTCTGCCTGGACTCCGCGCTGTTATCTCCCCGGAGGCGGAGCGGCAGCCAGCTGGTTTGGTCCGGTACCTTTACGAAGCGACGCTCCTGGTGCACGACTTTGCTTCCGTCGTGGAGAAAGCAGCGGCTGGCTTCGCTCTGGAGCCGTCGCATTTCGTTCCCATCCGGTCGGAGGAGTTCGGGTACGAAGGCGTGCTGACGCTCTTTCATCCCGACTGGCTGGATCGCATCGAGATCGTCACGCCGAACGATGCAGCGAAGACCATGGGCCGCTTCTTCGCCAGGCGCGGGCCGGGCTTCTATATGTGTTATGCCGAGGCGGACGATCTGACATTGATCCGCGAGCGACTGCTCGAATACGCCCCCGATGACTGGACTGGTCCGCGAGATGCTGTGCCGACGAACATCTTCATCCATCCCAAGGCCCTGGGCGGCCTCATGCTGGGCGTGAGTCGCACCAGCGTTGCGTGGATGTGGTCCGGCCATCCGGAACGCGTGTTGGGAAGCCCTGCTGACGAACATGCCTGA
- a CDS encoding ribonuclease H-like domain-containing protein, with amino-acid sequence MKHNALVFDLETIADLTPENRDGIAGLAKGRDMTPEAYGGLCPPLARVVCISWFDLAAQKLGALFDASLCAGEYSVSMDIEAGSGDIRTCEVQGCDSEAHLLKQFGRVVEQHLVRPQAQLVTYNGRGFDFPVLIHRSIKHRVIEGRELFMKAVGENRYRPLIHLDLQDAVTFYGAASRFPLAAYAIGYGGRSPKHELDGSKVWGAVQSGQIIDVVRYCVGDVLATAHVYLCMNGLATSPDSRPNA; translated from the coding sequence ATGAAGCACAATGCACTGGTCTTTGATCTGGAAACCATCGCGGATCTGACACCGGAAAACCGCGACGGAATCGCCGGTCTTGCCAAGGGTCGTGACATGACGCCCGAGGCGTACGGCGGCCTCTGCCCACCCCTCGCCCGAGTCGTCTGCATCTCGTGGTTCGACCTGGCGGCGCAGAAGCTGGGTGCGTTGTTCGATGCGAGTTTGTGCGCCGGCGAGTATTCGGTATCAATGGATATCGAAGCGGGATCTGGCGACATTCGCACCTGTGAGGTACAAGGCTGCGATAGCGAAGCACATTTGCTGAAGCAGTTTGGCCGCGTGGTGGAGCAACACCTCGTGCGACCGCAGGCGCAATTGGTGACCTACAACGGTCGCGGATTTGATTTTCCCGTGCTCATCCATCGTTCGATCAAGCATCGGGTGATCGAAGGGCGTGAGCTCTTCATGAAGGCGGTGGGTGAGAACCGGTACCGCCCGCTGATCCACCTGGATTTGCAGGATGCCGTGACGTTTTATGGCGCGGCGTCACGGTTCCCGCTGGCTGCATACGCAATTGGCTACGGGGGGCGATCGCCGAAGCACGAGCTGGACGGCTCGAAGGTGTGGGGCGCCGTGCAAAGCGGTCAGATCATCGATGTGGTACGCTACTGTGTCGGAGATGTTCTTGCTACCGCCCACGTGTATTTGTGTATGAACGGCCTTGCGACGTCACCTGATTCGCGGCCTAATGCTTGA
- a CDS encoding wax ester/triacylglycerol synthase domain-containing protein: protein MVRSPRRQEHEGMDGSSGKRGGPARVASRLSGEDLAFWWFDSPMQPTTMAMLLVLDSPPEELRLRLAFERAVTAVPRLAQRVVDAPLDLTLPRWEFDPTFDLDYHVRRHPLCGRADMDELFREVGPFYETAFDRSRPLWEARLYDGLGPDHQSALFFKLHHAVADGVGGNAIFAALTDAEREPAEPAGGHAPQVSTGAWAPQRLLGARVLDAIRDRVELDVERAAAVAGAVVKTIEHPAKVARLLPAIRSIIELMRFESQSPLKNSAGRARRLSSLDLPFAEIRRLKHQLGGSMIDVILTIMAQAIGKWYAAHRISKVRELMTLVPVNLRKPDEWAAKPHVGNVATGILVPLPIRLADPLATYREVHKRMEAKKADPLSTASPMLAELLSCLPHALVTWMAEATFGRVDFIITNIPGILMPRYLAGAEIVAAYPFAPVAMKSPVSVALYGYRDRLFVGLNSDDMLMPDIDAFKGMIHEAFERLRAAIGRRQSRTARRRRVP, encoded by the coding sequence ATGGTTCGAAGCCCTAGGCGTCAAGAACACGAGGGTATGGACGGGAGTTCAGGAAAGCGCGGGGGGCCAGCGCGGGTAGCCTCGCGGCTGTCAGGGGAGGATCTCGCTTTCTGGTGGTTTGATTCGCCCATGCAACCAACCACGATGGCGATGCTCTTGGTGCTCGACTCCCCGCCGGAGGAATTGCGCTTGCGACTGGCGTTCGAACGTGCCGTGACCGCCGTGCCGCGCTTGGCGCAGCGTGTGGTCGATGCGCCGCTGGATCTGACGCTGCCGCGCTGGGAGTTCGACCCGACCTTCGACTTGGATTACCACGTCCGGCGGCATCCTCTCTGTGGCCGAGCCGACATGGACGAGTTGTTTCGCGAAGTCGGGCCGTTCTATGAGACCGCGTTCGATCGGTCTCGCCCGCTGTGGGAAGCTCGCCTCTACGACGGGCTGGGTCCCGACCACCAGTCAGCCCTGTTTTTCAAGCTGCATCACGCGGTGGCGGATGGTGTCGGCGGCAACGCCATTTTCGCGGCGCTGACGGACGCGGAGCGCGAACCGGCCGAGCCAGCCGGCGGGCACGCACCGCAGGTGTCGACAGGTGCCTGGGCACCCCAGCGTCTGCTCGGTGCGCGCGTGCTCGACGCCATTCGAGATCGGGTTGAACTTGACGTCGAGCGCGCGGCGGCGGTTGCCGGCGCCGTGGTGAAGACAATCGAGCATCCCGCGAAAGTCGCTCGGCTGCTGCCCGCCATCCGGTCGATCATCGAGTTGATGCGTTTCGAGAGCCAATCGCCGCTCAAGAACTCTGCCGGGCGCGCACGGCGGCTGAGCAGTCTGGACCTGCCGTTCGCTGAGATCCGTCGCCTCAAACACCAGCTTGGCGGTTCGATGATCGACGTGATCCTGACGATCATGGCACAGGCAATTGGCAAGTGGTACGCGGCGCACCGGATCAGCAAGGTGCGGGAGCTGATGACCCTGGTGCCCGTCAACCTGCGCAAGCCTGACGAATGGGCGGCGAAACCGCATGTTGGTAACGTGGCCACGGGGATCCTCGTGCCATTACCCATCCGCCTCGCCGATCCACTTGCCACTTACCGGGAGGTTCACAAACGGATGGAGGCCAAGAAAGCCGACCCGCTCTCCACGGCTTCACCGATGCTTGCCGAGCTCTTGAGCTGCTTACCGCATGCGCTGGTCACGTGGATGGCGGAAGCAACCTTTGGCCGAGTGGACTTCATCATCACCAACATCCCCGGCATCCTCATGCCGCGCTACCTCGCCGGAGCCGAAATCGTGGCGGCCTATCCGTTCGCACCGGTTGCCATGAAAAGTCCGGTGAGTGTCGCGCTGTACGGGTATCGAGACCGGTTGTTCGTCGGCCTCAACTCGGACGACATGCTGATGCCCGACATCGACGCCTTCAAAGGGATGATCCATGAGGCATTCGAACGCCTGCGCGCTGCGATCGGTAGACGGCAATCGCGGACAGCTCGCAGGCGCCGCGTTCCCTGA
- a CDS encoding alpha/beta fold hydrolase — MPEAQVGDVKIHYTDIGEGDPLLLIMGFGMPGDAWLGVLPFLDGFHSIYFDNRGTGQSEKPEGPYTIPQMADDAAGILDHLKIEPAHVYGVSMGGMIAQELVLRHPQKVRSLVLGCTMCGGAHSRLGDQEVIDTLLEMVQGMGRTDPETWVDRQLPIVFPRQWIAANPGFRDMLVMLAPLLPPTPPETAQRAMAGLFGWTTYDRLPRIKAPTLIIHGDQDLIIPVENATVLKERIPGSQLHIVKGAGHGYPAQDPVAVHQLVTEFFRAH; from the coding sequence ATGCCAGAGGCGCAGGTTGGCGATGTGAAGATTCACTACACCGACATCGGCGAAGGCGATCCCTTGCTTTTGATCATGGGCTTCGGCATGCCCGGCGATGCCTGGCTTGGCGTGCTCCCCTTCCTGGACGGCTTTCATTCGATCTACTTCGACAACCGTGGCACCGGTCAGAGCGAGAAGCCTGAGGGACCGTACACGATTCCCCAAATGGCGGACGATGCGGCCGGCATCCTCGATCACCTGAAGATCGAGCCCGCGCACGTGTACGGTGTGTCCATGGGCGGGATGATCGCCCAGGAGCTGGTTCTACGCCACCCGCAGAAAGTGCGGTCGCTGGTACTCGGCTGCACCATGTGCGGCGGCGCGCATTCCAGGCTCGGAGACCAAGAGGTGATCGATACGCTGCTTGAAATGGTGCAGGGAATGGGACGCACCGATCCAGAGACCTGGGTCGATCGCCAACTACCGATCGTGTTCCCGCGCCAGTGGATCGCGGCGAACCCGGGGTTCCGCGACATGCTCGTGATGCTGGCCCCACTGCTGCCCCCGACACCACCCGAAACCGCCCAGCGGGCAATGGCCGGACTGTTCGGGTGGACGACTTACGATCGCCTGCCACGCATCAAGGCACCGACCCTCATCATTCACGGCGACCAGGACCTCATCATTCCGGTGGAAAACGCCACCGTCCTCAAGGAGCGCATTCCGGGCTCCCAGCTCCACATCGTCAAGGGTGCCGGCCACGGCTACCCGGCGCAGGACCCGGTCGCGGTGCACCAACTGGTGACCGAATTCTTCCGCGCGCACTGA
- a CDS encoding HlyD family efflux transporter periplasmic adaptor subunit — MNRKVVFAAIVLIAAAAVIAVYLRRDGAALYYTGFVEGEERVIRSEVMGRVLAVTYAEGATVPPNAVIARLDDQDIAARIKSKQEELAVLDADMGTQSERIELTQNTWQRDLNARRADVSQAAAAATLAERTLAREQELVKTGSSTPQLLDDNRSRRDQARSVLERTREMLARAEAEERTVSLAMHELASMKEKHELELAQLAELQVTQSKSMIRSPATNTVVQTQFIWPGELAQPGTAIVAVLDPVDKYVQIYVPVADVGRLHIGQRVRIELDSQPGTRVPGDVSFIADRANFTPEKIETRSDRMGQVYRVKVRILEGVERFQPGTEGNVYLDS; from the coding sequence ATGAATCGCAAAGTTGTCTTCGCCGCAATCGTGCTCATCGCGGCCGCTGCCGTCATCGCGGTCTACCTCCGACGCGACGGCGCGGCGCTCTACTATACGGGCTTCGTCGAAGGCGAAGAGCGCGTGATTCGGAGCGAGGTGATGGGGCGGGTGCTCGCGGTCACATACGCCGAAGGCGCTACGGTCCCACCGAACGCGGTGATCGCCCGCCTCGACGACCAGGACATCGCCGCGCGCATCAAGTCGAAGCAGGAAGAGCTGGCCGTTCTCGACGCCGACATGGGCACGCAAAGCGAACGCATCGAGCTGACCCAGAACACGTGGCAGCGCGACCTCAACGCGCGCCGGGCCGACGTCTCGCAGGCGGCGGCCGCCGCGACCCTCGCCGAGCGCACGTTGGCGCGTGAGCAGGAGTTGGTCAAGACCGGCAGCAGCACCCCCCAGCTGCTCGACGACAATCGCTCCAGGCGGGACCAAGCCCGCAGCGTTTTGGAGCGTACCCGCGAGATGCTGGCGCGGGCGGAGGCGGAGGAGCGCACCGTCTCCCTGGCCATGCACGAGCTCGCCAGCATGAAGGAGAAGCACGAGCTGGAGCTGGCGCAGCTGGCAGAGCTGCAGGTCACGCAATCGAAGTCCATGATCCGCTCGCCGGCGACCAACACCGTCGTACAGACGCAATTCATTTGGCCGGGCGAACTAGCGCAGCCGGGCACCGCTATCGTCGCCGTGCTGGATCCGGTCGACAAGTACGTGCAGATCTACGTTCCGGTCGCCGATGTCGGACGATTGCATATCGGCCAACGGGTCAGGATCGAGCTCGATAGCCAGCCGGGAACGCGCGTCCCCGGCGACGTCAGCTTCATCGCGGACAGGGCGAACTTCACGCCGGAGAAGATCGAAACCCGCAGCGATCGCATGGGCCAGGTGTACCGCGTCAAGGTTCGCATCCTCGAAGGCGTGGAGCGCTTCCAGCCCGGCACGGAAGGCAACGTGTATCTGGATTCATGA